One segment of Triticum aestivum cultivar Chinese Spring chromosome 2A, IWGSC CS RefSeq v2.1, whole genome shotgun sequence DNA contains the following:
- the LOC123191630 gene encoding LOW QUALITY PROTEIN: uncharacterized protein (The sequence of the model RefSeq protein was modified relative to this genomic sequence to represent the inferred CDS: deleted 1 base in 1 codon; substituted 1 base at 1 genomic stop codon), translating into ASLRALELGPSATAQTSTYRHQTISDPAARARAPPPAPRRLPEDVRRSSSACPGGLSRRPPPQGRRARPTLGAAPPPPSPLGPRXHLRPSPSSTPLGNKHWKDLVVTVRDGMVIPWPETEAVVDMVATTDCEWGSWSSPSLSSAAASRLGAIAVPCVDVSISFTDHRLHEVGRRGLEFMPFLLSLYVFLFGTSWFIFDLILVAKIVADEMNNYLLFEHTLQIFENTGAKEDDYWVVSPVLLRLNMWTRPMVVRDYYDMLGVKKDAGQGEIKKAYYAVKCESKFEALKHINKD; encoded by the exons gcgagtttacgcgctctagagttggggccctcggccaccgcccaaacctcgacgtatcgccaccaaaccat atccgaccccgccgcccgcgcccgcgcgccaccacccgctcctcgtcgcctcccggaggaCGTCCGCCGCTCTTCCTCCGCCTGTCCCGGAGGCCTCAGTCGGCGCCCTCCGCCGCAGGGCCGCCGCGCTCGTCCCACCCTCGGCGCCGCACCTCCACCGCCATCTCCGCTGGGTCCTCGCTGACACCTCCGC CCTTCCCCGTCCAGCACGCCGCTCGGGAACAAGCACTGGAAGGACCTGGTGGTCACTGTCCGGGACGGCATGGTCATCCCGTGGCCCGAGACGGAGGCCGTCGTGGACATGGTTGCCACCACCGACTGCGAGTGGGGGTCCTGGTCCTCTCCCTCGTTGTCCTCGGCGGCGGCATCACGGCTTGGCGCCATCGCCGTGCCCTGCGTCGACGTCTCGATCAGCTTCACGGATCACCGTCTTCAcg AGGTTGGTCGAAGAGGGCTAGAGTTCATGCCGTTCCTGCTGTCCCTGTATGTGTTCCTCTTCGGCACCTCCTGGTTCATCTTCGACCTCATCCTG GTGGCCAAGATTGTAGCTGATGAGATGAATAACTACCTCTTGTTTGAGCACACTCTGCAAATT TTTGAAAATACTGGAGCTAAAGAGGATGATTATTGGGTAGTTAGTCCAGTTTTATTGAGATTAAATATGT GGACCAGGCCCATGGTGGTGAGGGACTATTACGACATGCTCGGCGTGAAGAAGGACGCCGGCCAGGGTGAGATCAAGAAGGCGTATTACGCG gtGAAGTGCGAATCCAAGTTCGAAGCTCTGAAGCATATCAACAAAGACTAG